The Flammeovirgaceae bacterium genome contains a region encoding:
- a CDS encoding lycopene cyclase domain-containing protein — protein MNDRYLYLALDLASISIPLLFSFYKPAPFYKTWKNLWPAIIIPAVIFMVWDEWFTRMGVWGFNPRYLTGVYVGNLPLEEILFFICIPYACVFTYFALKYLIEKDYLFPHQELISSTIIILMLLIGMHQIEKWYTGVTFMLLGLFLAFQMLKIRPRYMGRFYLAYAVILIPFFIINGILTGSFIEEEVVWYNNNENLGFRLGTIPVEDIFYGMLLILMNVVIYEWLQEKNPARKRDS, from the coding sequence TTGAACGACCGCTACCTTTACCTTGCGCTTGACCTGGCCTCCATCAGCATTCCGCTGCTGTTCAGTTTTTATAAACCGGCTCCGTTTTACAAAACATGGAAAAATCTTTGGCCTGCTATTATAATACCAGCCGTCATATTCATGGTATGGGATGAATGGTTTACTCGTATGGGCGTTTGGGGGTTTAATCCACGGTACCTTACCGGAGTGTATGTGGGTAATCTTCCTTTAGAGGAAATTCTTTTCTTTATCTGTATTCCGTATGCCTGTGTATTTACCTACTTCGCTTTAAAATACCTCATTGAAAAAGATTACCTGTTCCCTCATCAGGAGTTAATCAGCAGCACCATTATTATACTGATGTTACTGATTGGCATGCACCAGATTGAAAAATGGTACACCGGAGTAACATTTATGTTGCTTGGTCTTTTCCTGGCTTTTCAAATGTTGAAAATACGACCCCGCTATATGGGTAGGTTCTACCTGGCATATGCCGTTATCCTGATACCTTTTTTTATCATCAACGGTATCTTAACCGGTTCCTTTATTGAAGAAGAAGTAGTGTGGTATAATAACAATGAAAATCTGGGCTTTCGGCTGGGCACCATTCCGGTGGAGGACATTTTTTACGGCATGCTCCTCATCCTGATG
- a CDS encoding sterol desaturase family protein, with product MSITTILICAAITVATFLFWEFVAWLTHKYVMHGFLWVWHKSHHTVHDHTLEKNDWFAVVFSIPSIALFYYFSLVKYNPYGLAVGLGIFCYGVFYIVFHDIIVHQRIRWRPAKRSKYLQRMINAHYIHHAKHTKEGCEAFGFLYAPKKYEPKQFIFKKERQETQ from the coding sequence ATGAGCATAACCACCATTTTGATTTGTGCTGCCATTACCGTGGCTACTTTTCTGTTCTGGGAATTTGTAGCCTGGCTCACCCACAAGTATGTAATGCATGGTTTTTTATGGGTGTGGCACAAATCGCACCATACCGTGCACGATCATACGCTTGAAAAAAATGATTGGTTTGCTGTTGTATTCAGCATCCCTTCCATTGCATTGTTCTATTATTTCAGCCTGGTGAAGTATAATCCTTACGGACTGGCCGTAGGCCTGGGCATATTTTGCTATGGTGTATTTTATATTGTTTTTCACGACATCATCGTACACCAGCGCATCCGGTGGCGCCCCGCCAAACGAAGCAAGTACCTTCAGCGAATGATTAACGCGCATTATATTCATCACGCCAAACACACCAAAGAAGGCTGCGAGGCCTTTGGTTTTTTGTATGCACCTAAAAAATATGAACCGAAGCAGTTTATATTTAAGAAAGAAAGACAGGAAACCCAATAA
- a CDS encoding deoxyribodipyrimidine photo-lyase yields the protein MNKTVTLFWFRRDLRLQDNAGLYHALKENNNVLPIFIFDTEILDKLEDEKDARVEFIHQSLNHLKKELEDLGGSLAVFHGNPVKIFNNLNPKAVYTNHDYEPYGKQRDAQIKKILEAKGVRFKSFKDIVIFEKDEIIKDDGTPYTVYTPYSKKWKATLNNFYSKSYPVEKYTGNLLTISPLPFPELPAIGFKKSGITFPERKIKLSVIEKYHLQRDIPGIEGTSRLSVHLRFGTVSIRKLVQVALKKNEKWLNELIWRDFYHMILWHFPHVAIKAFKPAYDQIEWRNNPEEFRAWCEGKTGYPIVDAGMRELNATGYMHNRVRMIVASFLTKHLLIDWRWGEAYFAKKLLDFDLAANNGGWQWAAGSGCDAAPYFRVFNPYIQTEKFDPDRKYIKKWVPEVDTPDYPKPIVDHAIARERVLKAYQVALR from the coding sequence ATTAACAAAACCGTAACCCTTTTCTGGTTCAGGCGCGACCTGCGCCTGCAGGATAATGCCGGGTTATATCATGCCCTCAAAGAAAACAACAACGTACTACCCATCTTTATTTTTGATACGGAAATCCTCGATAAACTCGAAGATGAAAAAGACGCCCGCGTGGAGTTCATCCACCAGTCGCTAAACCACTTGAAGAAAGAACTGGAAGACCTGGGCGGCTCGTTAGCCGTGTTTCATGGCAATCCCGTTAAGATTTTTAACAACCTTAACCCAAAAGCGGTTTACACCAACCACGATTATGAACCGTACGGCAAGCAGCGCGATGCACAGATAAAAAAAATACTCGAAGCAAAGGGGGTGCGGTTTAAATCCTTTAAAGACATCGTGATTTTTGAAAAAGATGAGATTATAAAAGACGATGGCACACCCTATACGGTATACACCCCGTACAGTAAAAAATGGAAAGCCACCTTAAACAACTTTTACAGTAAAAGCTATCCCGTTGAAAAATACACAGGCAACCTGCTTACCATTAGTCCGCTTCCCTTTCCGGAACTTCCAGCGATTGGATTTAAAAAGTCGGGTATTACATTTCCGGAAAGAAAAATAAAATTATCGGTTATTGAAAAATACCACCTGCAGCGCGATATACCCGGCATTGAAGGAACCTCGCGCCTGAGTGTTCACCTGCGGTTTGGTACGGTGAGTATTCGCAAACTCGTTCAGGTTGCTTTAAAGAAAAATGAAAAGTGGCTTAACGAACTTATCTGGCGCGATTTCTACCACATGATTCTCTGGCACTTTCCGCATGTGGCAATAAAAGCGTTTAAACCCGCTTACGACCAGATTGAATGGCGGAACAACCCGGAAGAGTTTAGGGCCTGGTGCGAGGGTAAAACCGGCTACCCTATTGTAGATGCCGGCATGCGCGAACTGAATGCCACCGGCTACATGCACAACCGCGTGCGCATGATTGTGGCCAGCTTCCTTACCAAACACCTGCTCATCGATTGGCGGTGGGGCGAGGCCTACTTTGCTAAAAAGCTTCTTGATTTTGATTTAGCCGCCAACAATGGGGGCTGGCAGTGGGCTGCCGGTTCGGGCTGCGATGCCGCACCATATTTCAGGGTGTTCAACCCGTACATCCAAACTGAAAAATTTGATCCCGACCGGAAGTATATTAAAAAGTGGGTACCCGAAGTTGATACTCCTGATTATCCCAAACCCATTGTCGATCATGCTATTGCCCGTGAACGCGTATTAAAAGCGTACCAGGTTGCATTGAGATAA
- a CDS encoding SRPBCC family protein, giving the protein MKIYCLKRTQFLPITIREAWEFFSTPANLTKITPEHMGFKILYMSGGPKMYAGQLIRYIVYGLPGVPMNWTTEITHVQEPYYFVDEQRFGPYALWHHQHHFKEVAGGVEMTDEVNYAIPLGFIGRLAHWLFVERELNRIFDFRYQVLETYFKQPKPQYA; this is encoded by the coding sequence ATGAAGATATACTGCCTTAAACGGACACAATTCCTCCCAATTACAATCAGAGAAGCGTGGGAATTTTTCTCCACTCCGGCCAACCTCACCAAAATAACACCCGAACATATGGGATTTAAAATACTATATATGTCGGGTGGACCAAAAATGTATGCCGGTCAACTAATCCGATATATTGTTTACGGCCTGCCCGGAGTACCCATGAACTGGACAACCGAAATTACCCATGTACAGGAACCTTATTATTTTGTTGATGAGCAACGCTTTGGGCCTTATGCACTGTGGCACCACCAGCACCATTTTAAAGAAGTGGCAGGAGGTGTTGAAATGACCGATGAAGTAAATTATGCTATTCCGCTCGGTTTTATTGGACGACTGGCCCACTGGCTTTTTGTAGAGCGTGAGCTAAATCGTATTTTTGACTTCCGGTATCAGGTATTGGAAACCTATTTCAAACAACCCAAGCCGCAGTACGCATGA